Proteins encoded by one window of Pseudomonas coleopterorum:
- a CDS encoding aspartate ammonia-lyase: MSSAASLRTEKDLLGVLEVPAEAYYGIQTLRAVHNFRLSGVPLSHYPKLVVALAMVKQAAADANHQLGHLNSAKHAAISEACARLVRGDFHDQFVVDMIQGGAGTSTNMNANEVIANIALEAMGHQKGEYQYLHPNNDVNMAQSTNDAYPTAIRLGLLLGHDALLASLDSLIQAFAAKGVEFAHVLKMGRTQLQDAVPMTLGQEFKAFATTLTEDLNRLRSLAPELLTEVNLGGTAIGTGINADPGYQALAVSRLATISGQPLVPAADLIEATSDMGAFVLFSGMLKRTAVKLSKICNDLRLLSSGPRTGINEINLPARQPGSSIMPGKVNPVIPEAVNMCAFEIMGNDLALTIAAEGGQLQLNVMEPLIAYKIFDSIRLLQRAMDMLREHCIVGITANEQRCRELVEHSIGLVTALNPYIGYENATRIARVALQTGRGVLELVREEGLLDDTMLADILRPENMIAPRLVPLKA, encoded by the coding sequence ATGTCCTCCGCTGCATCACTGCGCACTGAAAAAGACCTGCTCGGCGTTCTCGAAGTCCCGGCTGAAGCCTACTACGGCATTCAAACGCTGCGTGCCGTGCACAACTTCCGCCTCTCCGGCGTGCCGTTGTCGCACTACCCCAAGCTCGTCGTGGCCCTGGCCATGGTCAAGCAGGCGGCCGCCGATGCCAACCACCAGCTGGGTCATCTCAACAGCGCCAAGCATGCGGCAATCAGTGAAGCGTGCGCCCGTCTGGTGCGCGGTGATTTCCACGATCAATTCGTGGTCGACATGATCCAGGGTGGTGCCGGTACGTCCACCAACATGAATGCCAACGAGGTGATCGCCAACATCGCCCTGGAAGCCATGGGCCATCAAAAAGGCGAGTACCAGTACCTGCACCCCAACAACGACGTGAACATGGCGCAGTCGACCAACGACGCCTACCCGACCGCCATTCGCCTGGGTCTGCTGCTGGGTCACGACGCCCTGCTGGCCAGCCTCGACAGCCTCATCCAGGCGTTCGCCGCCAAGGGCGTGGAATTCGCCCACGTCCTGAAGATGGGCCGCACCCAGCTGCAGGACGCCGTGCCGATGACCCTGGGCCAGGAATTCAAGGCCTTCGCCACCACGCTGACCGAAGACCTCAATCGCCTGCGCAGCCTGGCGCCGGAGCTGTTGACCGAAGTGAACCTGGGCGGCACCGCCATCGGTACCGGCATCAACGCCGACCCGGGCTATCAGGCCCTGGCCGTATCGCGCCTGGCCACCATCAGCGGCCAGCCGCTGGTGCCCGCCGCCGACCTGATCGAAGCGACCTCCGACATGGGTGCCTTCGTGCTGTTCTCCGGCATGCTCAAGCGCACTGCGGTGAAGCTGTCGAAGATCTGCAACGACCTGCGCCTGCTGTCCAGCGGCCCACGCACCGGCATCAACGAAATCAACCTGCCGGCGCGCCAGCCAGGCAGCTCGATCATGCCGGGCAAGGTCAATCCGGTGATTCCCGAGGCCGTCAACATGTGCGCCTTTGAAATCATGGGCAACGACCTGGCCCTGACCATCGCTGCCGAGGGCGGTCAGTTGCAGCTCAACGTCATGGAGCCGCTGATCGCCTACAAGATTTTCGACTCCATCCGCCTGCTGCAGCGGGCCATGGACATGCTGCGCGAACACTGCATCGTCGGCATCACCGCCAACGAACAGCGCTGCCGCGAGCTGGTGGAACACTCCATCGGCCTGGTCACGGCGCTGAACCCCTACATCGGTTACGAAAACGCCACCCGCATCGCCCGCGTCGCCCTGCAGACAGGCCGCGGTGTGCTGGAGCTGGTGCGTGAGGAAGGCCTGCTCGATGACACCATGCTGGCCGACATCCTGCGCCCGGAAAACATGATCGCGCCGCGCCTCGTGCCCCTGAAGGCCTGA
- a CDS encoding alanine/glycine:cation symporter family protein has protein sequence MLEVINDFLSGKVLIVLIVGLGGYFTVRSRFVQLRHFLHMFSVFRDSLRNSSDQLSSFQALMLSLAGRVGAGNIAGVGIAVTLGGPGAVFWMWVTALVGMASSFFECTLAQAYKRCDPDGQYRGGPSFYIQHGLGKRWLGMVMAVLLLVTFGFAFNGLQSHAVTSSLNDAFGLSTTWTGVGLAVLLGLVFFGGIKRIAAVADLLVPVKTLAYIAVSLYVIVLQFDQVPEMLATIVRSAFGLDPVFGGLLGSAIVMGVKRGVFANEAGLGSAPNVAAVAQVEHPVAQGVVQAFSVFLDTFVICTCTALVILLSGFYTPGFEGDGIALTQNSLANVVGEWGRVFISVALSLFVFTSILYNYYLGENSLRFLIGDNRKAVLVYRAIVLLLIFWGAIENLETVFAFADITMTLLAFVNLIALAMLFKIGLRLLRDYDAQRSAGIKVPVFDARQFADLDLDPKAWPVPNPSAASEKAQAAQPVQR, from the coding sequence ATGCTTGAAGTCATCAACGACTTCCTCTCGGGAAAAGTCCTGATCGTGCTTATCGTCGGCCTCGGTGGCTATTTCACCGTGCGCTCGCGCTTCGTCCAATTGCGCCACTTCCTGCACATGTTCAGTGTGTTCCGCGACAGCCTGCGCAACAGTTCAGACCAGCTCAGCTCGTTCCAGGCGCTGATGCTCAGCCTGGCCGGTCGAGTCGGCGCCGGTAACATCGCAGGCGTCGGCATTGCCGTGACCCTGGGTGGCCCGGGCGCGGTGTTCTGGATGTGGGTCACCGCCCTGGTGGGCATGGCCAGCAGCTTCTTCGAATGTACCCTGGCGCAGGCCTACAAGCGCTGCGACCCCGACGGTCAATACCGTGGCGGGCCTTCGTTCTACATCCAGCATGGCCTGGGCAAGCGCTGGCTGGGCATGGTCATGGCGGTGCTGCTGCTGGTGACTTTCGGTTTTGCCTTCAACGGGCTGCAATCGCACGCGGTCACCAGCTCGCTGAACGATGCCTTCGGCCTGTCCACCACCTGGACCGGTGTCGGCCTGGCCGTGCTGCTGGGCCTGGTGTTCTTCGGCGGGATCAAGCGGATCGCGGCGGTCGCCGACCTGCTGGTACCGGTCAAGACCCTGGCTTACATCGCCGTCAGCCTGTACGTCATCGTCCTGCAGTTCGACCAGGTTCCGGAAATGCTCGCCACCATCGTGCGCAGCGCCTTCGGCCTGGACCCGGTGTTCGGCGGCCTGCTCGGCAGCGCCATCGTCATGGGCGTGAAACGCGGCGTGTTCGCCAACGAAGCGGGCCTGGGCAGTGCGCCCAACGTGGCCGCTGTGGCGCAGGTCGAGCACCCGGTCGCCCAAGGCGTGGTGCAGGCGTTCAGCGTCTTCCTCGACACCTTCGTGATCTGTACCTGTACCGCGCTGGTGATCCTGCTGTCGGGTTTCTACACGCCGGGCTTCGAAGGCGATGGCATTGCCCTGACCCAGAATTCGCTGGCCAACGTGGTGGGTGAATGGGGCCGTGTGTTCATCAGTGTCGCCCTGTCGCTGTTCGTGTTCACCTCGATCCTCTACAACTACTATCTGGGTGAGAACAGCCTGCGCTTCCTCATCGGCGACAATCGCAAGGCTGTGCTGGTGTACCGCGCGATCGTGCTGTTGCTGATCTTCTGGGGTGCCATCGAGAACCTGGAGACGGTGTTTGCCTTCGCCGACATCACCATGACCCTGCTGGCATTCGTCAACCTGATTGCCCTGGCGATGCTGTTCAAGATCGGTCTGCGCCTGTTGCGCGACTACGATGCGCAGCGCAGTGCCGGGATCAAGGTACCGGTGTTCGATGCCCGGCAGTTCGCCGATCTCGACCTGGACCCCAAGGCCTGGCCGGTGCCCAACCCTTCGGCTGCCAGCGAGAAGGCCCAGGCCGCCCAGCCCGTCCAGCGTTAA
- a CDS encoding asparaginase, giving the protein MSIASPARHVRVLYTGGTIGMQASANGLAPASGFEARMREQLGAQPDRVVPKWSFEELLPLIDSANMTPAYWQRLRQAVVQAVDEQGCDAVLILHGTDTLAYSAAAMSFQLLGLKAPVLFTGSMLPAGVADSDAWENVNGALGDLARGLEAGVHLHFHGALLPPTRCAKVRSSGRNPFAALRRNGGAVRAASLPEALDYRQPRQPANIGVVPLYPGLGVPLLQAVLDSGVQALLLECYGSGTGPSDNASFLDTLQAAYERGIVVVALTQCQEGGVELDVYEAGSRLRDAGVLSGGGMTRETALGKLHALLGAGLPVAEVRRLMELDLCGELA; this is encoded by the coding sequence ATGAGCATCGCATCCCCTGCCCGTCACGTACGGGTGCTGTACACCGGTGGGACCATCGGCATGCAGGCCAGCGCCAACGGCCTGGCTCCGGCTTCCGGCTTCGAAGCGCGCATGCGTGAACAGCTTGGCGCCCAGCCTGATCGGGTGGTGCCGAAATGGAGCTTCGAAGAGCTGCTGCCGCTGATCGACAGCGCCAACATGACGCCGGCCTACTGGCAGCGTCTGCGCCAGGCCGTGGTGCAAGCGGTGGATGAGCAGGGATGCGATGCCGTACTGATTTTGCATGGCACCGACACATTGGCCTACAGCGCGGCAGCGATGAGTTTCCAGCTCTTGGGGCTCAAGGCACCGGTCCTGTTCACCGGGTCCATGCTGCCGGCCGGGGTGGCGGACAGCGATGCGTGGGAGAACGTCAACGGCGCCCTGGGTGACCTCGCCCGCGGCCTGGAGGCCGGTGTTCACCTGCATTTCCACGGCGCATTACTGCCGCCGACGCGCTGCGCGAAGGTGCGCAGCTCGGGGCGCAATCCGTTTGCCGCTCTGCGCCGCAATGGTGGCGCCGTCAGGGCTGCGTCGTTGCCTGAGGCGCTGGATTACCGCCAGCCACGCCAGCCAGCCAACATCGGCGTGGTGCCGCTGTATCCCGGTCTGGGCGTGCCGCTGTTGCAGGCCGTTCTGGACAGTGGGGTCCAGGCCTTGCTGCTCGAATGCTATGGCAGCGGCACCGGGCCGTCCGACAATGCGTCGTTCCTGGACACGCTGCAAGCGGCCTACGAGCGCGGCATCGTGGTGGTGGCGCTGACCCAGTGCCAGGAAGGCGGGGTCGAACTGGACGTGTATGAAGCCGGTAGCCGTCTGCGCGATGCAGGCGTGCTCTCCGGCGGCGGCATGACCCGCGAGACGGCCCTGGGCAAGCTGCACGCCCTGCTCGGCGCCGGTCTGCCCGTGGCGGAGGTCCGTCGCCTGATGGAGCTCGACCTGTGCGGCGAACTCGCCTGA
- a CDS encoding YeeE/YedE family protein gives MSSTVSVAPRRALGAPLVAVSLLVLGAVFLAAVVGARQVLLWVVGAALGLTLYHAAFGFTSAWRVFIRDRRGAGLRAQMVMLAVAVLLFFPALGAGSLFGQTVVGLVAPAGVSVVFGAFIFGIGMQLGGGCASGTLFTVGGGNARMLVTLLFFICGSLIATHHVDWWFALPSLPAISIVKSLGVIPALVLSLALFAVIALVTVRLERRRHGGLETPETSAQPGSNRFIRGPWPLVWGAVALALLNFATLALAGRPWGITSAFALWGAKVASGLGVDVGSWVFWQAAANAKALAAPVWEDITSVMDIGIVLGALLAAGLAGHFAPSLKIPRRSLVAAVIGGLLLGYGSRLAYGCNIGAYFSGIASGSLHGWLWLVAAFIGNSVGVRLRPWFFPGEARVERLTGC, from the coding sequence ATGAGCTCGACTGTTTCTGTTGCCCCGCGACGTGCCTTGGGCGCGCCGTTGGTGGCGGTATCGCTGCTGGTGCTCGGCGCGGTGTTTCTCGCGGCCGTGGTGGGTGCTCGGCAAGTGCTGTTGTGGGTGGTTGGGGCCGCCCTGGGCCTGACGCTCTATCACGCGGCGTTCGGGTTCACCTCGGCCTGGCGGGTGTTCATCCGTGATCGCCGCGGGGCAGGGTTGCGGGCGCAAATGGTGATGCTTGCCGTGGCCGTATTGTTGTTCTTCCCGGCACTGGGCGCAGGCAGCCTGTTTGGCCAGACGGTGGTGGGGCTGGTGGCGCCTGCCGGAGTATCGGTGGTCTTCGGCGCCTTCATTTTCGGTATCGGCATGCAGCTGGGTGGCGGGTGCGCGTCGGGCACGCTGTTCACTGTCGGTGGTGGCAACGCGCGCATGCTGGTGACGCTGCTGTTCTTCATCTGCGGCTCGCTGATCGCCACGCATCATGTGGACTGGTGGTTCGCCCTGCCATCGCTGCCGGCGATTTCGATCGTCAAGAGTCTCGGCGTGATCCCGGCGCTGGTGTTGAGCTTGGCTTTGTTCGCGGTGATCGCGCTGGTCACGGTACGCCTGGAGCGGCGTCGGCACGGGGGGCTGGAAACGCCCGAGACCAGCGCACAGCCCGGTTCGAACAGGTTCATCCGCGGTCCATGGCCGCTGGTGTGGGGTGCGGTGGCGCTGGCGTTGCTGAACTTCGCGACACTGGCGTTGGCCGGGCGTCCATGGGGCATCACCTCGGCGTTTGCCTTGTGGGGTGCGAAAGTGGCCAGCGGGCTGGGGGTCGATGTGGGCAGCTGGGTGTTCTGGCAGGCCGCGGCCAATGCCAAGGCGCTGGCCGCGCCGGTGTGGGAGGACATCACCAGTGTCATGGACATCGGAATCGTCTTGGGTGCGTTGCTGGCGGCAGGTCTGGCAGGTCATTTCGCACCGAGCCTGAAGATCCCGCGCAGGTCACTCGTGGCTGCCGTGATCGGCGGGTTGCTGCTGGGGTATGGATCGCGTCTGGCCTATGGCTGCAATATCGGCGCATATTTCAGCGGTATCGCATCCGGTAGCCTGCACGGCTGGCTATGGCTGGTCGCCGCGTTCATCGGCAACAGCGTTGGCGTTCGCCTGCGGCCGTGGTTCTTCCCCGGCGAAGCGCGGGTGGAAAGGCTGACTGGCTGCTGA
- a CDS encoding GNAT family N-acetyltransferase: MPTSAIDWKPVKAPVATTMNGRYIRLEKLDPKRHGEDLWEALQGPQSDAQLWDYLPYGPFNDLELFYIWLDGYAISNDPLGFCVVDQHTGKAEGILSLMSIVPAHGRLEVGHVAFAASMQRTPKGTEAIYLALKLAFSQGYRRVEWKCDNANKRSRRAAERVGFTLEGVFRQHMMVKGRNRDTAYFSITDSEWPAIEGAFEGWLAADNQPASGQVKALEQFRVAG, translated from the coding sequence ATGCCTACCTCCGCAATCGACTGGAAGCCTGTCAAGGCACCCGTGGCGACCACCATGAATGGCCGCTACATCCGCCTGGAGAAACTCGACCCCAAGCGCCATGGCGAAGACCTCTGGGAAGCCCTGCAAGGGCCGCAGTCCGACGCGCAGCTGTGGGACTACCTGCCCTACGGCCCGTTCAACGACCTGGAACTGTTCTACATCTGGCTCGATGGCTATGCGATCAGCAATGACCCCCTCGGCTTCTGTGTGGTCGACCAGCACACCGGCAAGGCCGAGGGCATCCTCAGCCTGATGTCGATCGTACCGGCGCACGGTCGCCTGGAAGTCGGCCATGTGGCCTTCGCCGCCTCCATGCAGCGCACGCCCAAGGGCACCGAAGCCATCTACCTGGCGCTCAAGCTGGCCTTCAGCCAGGGTTATCGCCGGGTCGAATGGAAATGCGACAACGCCAACAAACGCTCGCGTCGCGCCGCCGAACGGGTCGGTTTCACACTGGAGGGCGTGTTTCGTCAGCACATGATGGTCAAGGGTCGCAACCGTGACACGGCGTACTTCTCCATCACCGACAGCGAATGGCCGGCGATCGAGGGCGCGTTCGAGGGGTGGCTGGCAGCGGACAACCAGCCGGCGTCGGGGCAAGTGAAGGCGCTGGAGCAGTTTCGCGTCGCCGGTTAA